The DNA segment GTTTGATTTTTCAACAGTTTAACCTTCTCACCACGCTTAACATTGCCGATAACATCCGCTTTTGTCGTCAACTTAAAGGATTACCTGAAGATGCCAAACTGTGGCGTCAAATTCTCTCTTCTTTAGATCTCATGCCGTTACTCGGACGTTATCCTGAAGAAGTGTCGGGTGGACAGCAACAACGTGCGGCTATTGCACGTGCTTTGTACATGGAACCATCTCTGCTGCTTGCCGATGAACCGACGGGTAGCTTGGATGAAAAAAATGCTGAAGCGGTCATGCGCTTATTGACAAGCCTATCAAGTCAAATGAATTGCACATTGCTTCTCGTAACGCACAGTGAACGAGTAGCAGCACACTTGGATGGTTGTGTGCGTTTACAAGGAGGCGTGCTCAATGTTATGGCCCGTAGCTAAAGCTCTGCTTGG comes from the Vibrio gangliei genome and includes:
- a CDS encoding ABC transporter ATP-binding protein; its protein translation is MLDLKNLCKGYIDGGVFNPVLQGAELTLEPGAQLALMGESGSGKSTLLNMIAGLDKCDSGEIICSNFPMHSAPDRERTAFRRNNIGLIFQQFNLLTTLNIADNIRFCRQLKGLPEDAKLWRQILSSLDLMPLLGRYPEEVSGGQQQRAAIARALYMEPSLLLADEPTGSLDEKNAEAVMRLLTSLSSQMNCTLLLVTHSERVAAHLDGCVRLQGGVLNVMARS